Proteins from one Hyperolius riggenbachi isolate aHypRig1 chromosome 4, aHypRig1.pri, whole genome shotgun sequence genomic window:
- the TPBG gene encoding trophoblast glycoprotein: MIFSDILCLLGLRRRGPGLDENGEIMKGALLLLLALVHLLGCVWCQPDQQFPCPESCECSEVARTVKCVGKNLKKVPENIPSYVKNLFITQNNIHSIEEGTFNVTLPYLTDLSLSGNHLQVMGNNIFKNLPSLRQLDLSYNELENINHLLFQVDPSHSSPLIELNLSNSLYNASMFTLLAGSLQNGTLTSLQKLDMSGNNLLYLPDGLLSSLPNLKSLDLSNNSLLVFEDGVFANLSHLNTLDLRHNALKHLKNSTLLELSSHPGLSVFLSDNSWICDCNIEPFYKWLKETQTTIVKDQSSLVCSYPEQMMDTQVIAVKISELDCPPDITDNSLQTSYVFLGIVLALIGVIFLLVLYLNRKGIKKWIYNIRDACRDHMEGYHYRYEINADPRLTNLSTNSDV, encoded by the coding sequence ATGATTTTCTCTGATATTCTCTGTCTCCTGGGACTCCGGAGGAGGGGTCCCGGATTAGATGAAAATGGAGAAATTATGAAAGGCGCACTATTGTTATTGCTAGCTCTTGTGCATTTGTTGGGCTGTGTGTGGTGTCAGCCTGATCAGCAGTTTCCATGCCCAGAATCCTGCGAGTGCTCCGAGGTAGCCCGGACTGTCAAATGTGTCGGAAAGAATCTAAAAAAGGTGCCTGAAAACATCCCTTCTTATGTAAAGAATCTGTTTATCACTCAGAACAATATTCATAGTATAGAAGAAGGAACATTTAATGTAACCCTGCCATACCTTACCGATCTCAGTCTAAGTGGCAACCACCTCCAGGTAATGGGCAATAACATATTCAAAAACTTACCAAGCCTGAGACAACTGGACCTTAGCTACAATGAGCTGGAGAATATAAACCATCTACTTTTCCAGGTCGACCCAAGTCATagcagcccacttatagagctgAACCTaagtaacagtttatacaatgcaTCAATGTTCACCTTACTGGCAGGTTCCCTTCAAAATGGTACACTGACTAGCCTCCAGAAGCTGGATATGAGTGGAAACAACCTACTCTATTTGCCCGATGGCCTCCTCAGCTCATTGCCCAACCTGAAATCTCTTGACCTGAGTAATAATTCCCTGCTAGTCTTCGAAGATGGTGTTTTTGCCAATCTTAGCCATCTTAACACTTTGGATTTAAGACACAATGCTTTGAAGCATCTTAAAAATTCAACACTACTTGAACTCTCCAGCCACCCAGGCCTGTCAGTCTTCCTCAGTGACAATAGCTGGATCTGTGATTGCAATATTGAACCATTTTACAAATGGCTCAAGGAGACTCAAACCACCATAGTGAAGGACCAGTCCTCATTGGTTTGCTCCTATCCTGAGCAGATGATGGATACACAAGTGATCGCTGTCAAGATTTCAGAGCTTGATTGTCCACCTGATATAACGGACAACAGTTTGCAAACCTCTTATGTATTCCTGGGCATAGTGCTAGCTCTCATAGGAgtcatttttttgcttgttttataCTTAAACAGGAAAGGTATTAAAAAGTGGATTTACAACATCAGAGATGCATGTAGGGATCACATGGAGGGTTATCATTACAGATACGAGATCAATGCAGATCCCAGATTAACAAACTTGAGCACAAACTCTGATGtataa